The Candidatus Nanosynbacter featherlites region TGGCCGAGCGGAAACCTTGATTCATTTGATTGAACATGAGCGCGGCGACATCGTGGAGTTTTCGGAAACCGAGCATGAGTTTAAGCGAATGAAGGGCGTGCTGGCGCGGTTTACCGATCCAAATGATCCAGAAAGAATCTTTTATACAGCCAAGCTGATCCAGCAGGGGCAGACGCTCAAAAGTGCGCTGGCGTGGGAGTTTTCTGACGGCAAGTTTGGTGCATTTAAGGCGGAAGTCGGTTTTAAGGTGCCGGATGATAACCAAGCGCTGATCATCGGTCAGGATATTTTTGCCTTTAATCCAGGCAAGTTTGAGCGGATGTTTGGCTATGAGTACAAGAAGCAGGTGATTGCCGATAAGAAAGTGGCGGAAATTGAAAAGCAATATAAGCTAAGTTTTCCTGAAGGGCTGGACCTGAATGCGCTGGTCAAGGAACGCAAAAAGACCATCAATAAGTTGCAAAAATTGGAGATCGGCGAGGTCAAACAAGAGCAGGTGCTGGACTATGCCGACGAGATGCAATTGGAGCTAATGAGCGATGATAACGGCGCGATTATCATCATGGATGGCAATGATCTGGATATGTTTGTGAACTTGATCAACGAGGACTACATTGAGAGCAAAATTACCGGCAAGCGCTACGAAATTAAATCGAAAAAACTGTTGGGCGAGCCAGAAGGCGAACCGCCACGAGGTTAACTATGGATCAAGAATTGGCGCTGGCGATTTTGATGAGCGGTCGGTCGGCGCTGCTGACGGGTGCGGCGGGTACCGGCAAAACGCACCTGCTGAATACTTTTATTGCGCAGGCGCGTGACCAGGGTAAAAAGGTGTCGGTAACAGCGACGACGGGCTTGGCGGCGACGCACCTAGGCGGTAATACCATTCACAGTTGGAGTGGTATTGGTGTCAGTGATCACTTGGCGAACAACTTTTTTGATCGGCTGTCAAAAACGCGACGTGAGGTGATTATGAAGACTGATGTGCTGGTGATTGACGAGATTTCCATGCTGCATGATTTTCGGCTGGACATGGTCGATCGGGTGTTGCGTGGTGTCCGGGAGAATGACCAGCCATTTGGCGGTATTCAGCTAGTGATGAGTGGTGACTTTTTCCAATTACCGCCAATCAATCGTCCGGGTGAGCAGGGCGGTGGTTTTGTGGTGTATTCGGAAGCGTGGCAGGAGTTACAGCCGGCGGTGCTATATCTGCAGCGGCAATATCGGCAAAATGACGAGCAACTCCTCGAGATTTTGACGGCACTGAGGAATGACGATATCAGGCGGCATCATGCTGAGATGTTGCTGGCGCGAACGGAGGTCGAATTGCCTGATGGTGATATCACCGAACTACACACCGTCAATGTTGATGTCGACGCCATTAACAGCCAGAAGCTGGCGGAACTGGCGGGTGGGGAACGAACGTACCAGCAGACGACGACCGGTTCAAAAGTATATGTCGAGAACTTGCAGCGGTCGGTACTGGCGCCGAGCGAACTCGTGTTGAAACTGGGTGCGTTGGTGATGGCGGTGAAAAATTCGCCGCAGAAATTGTACGCCAATGGTAGTATCGGCACGGTGGTGGATTTTGAGCCGCTGACCGATTATCCGATTGTGGAGTTTCGTAACGGCCGGCAGGTGACGATGCTGCCAGATGTCTGGGAGCTGCGTGACGGCGAACGCAAGCGGGCGAGTATCTCGCAGGTGCCGCTGCGGCTGGCGTGGGCCATCACGGTGCATAAAAGCCAGGGTATGACCTTGGATGCGGCTCGGATTGACCTGAGAAAGGCGTTTGTTGAGGGCATGGGCTACGTGGCCTTGAGCCGGGTGCGGGATTTGGAAAATCTATATCTTTACGGCATTAACCGCAAAGCGCTGGAAGTCTCGCCCGATGCGCTGGCAATTGACGAGGTGCTGCAGCGGACAAGTAGTGAAGCGGCCAACCACTATCGTCCGATGTTGGAGGAAATGAAGCGAAAGCAGTCAGTTCCGAAAAAATCCGGTAAGAAATCTCAGTCCGGCAGCTGGCAGCAAAAAATTGCCAAAATGCGCGAAACCTATCCCAAGGCCTATATGCCGTGGGAAAAAGCTGACGACGATATCCTCAAACAGGAGTTCTTGCAAGGCGCAACCATCCAGCAGCTTAGTCAGAAGCTTGGTCGTCACGAAGGCTCAATTCGCATGCGACTGCAGAAGCATTTTGGGGAGGATACCGTAGCGTAAGCAGAATATACGGTATAATGATAGATATGACGGAGACAAAACGATCGAATCCAAGCTTTCCAAAACGATTTTTATGGGGTGCGGCTATTTCGGCGCATCAAACAGAGGGAGGCTTGAACAATCAGTGGACCGCCTGGGAACTGGAAAATGCCAAAAAGCTAGCCACGCAGGCGCCGTACAGCTTTGGACGAACTGCCATGTGGTCACATGTGGAAAAAGAGGCTACGAATCCTGACAATTATGTTTCAGGCACCGCTGTTGAGCACTATTCGCGCTACGAGGAAGATTTCCAGCTATTAGAGCAGATGGGGCTTAACTCGTTTCGGTTTGGAATTGAATGGGCTCGTGTGGAGCCGGAAGAGGGCGCTTGGGATGCGTCGGTCATTGATCATTACCGCACTTATTTGAAGCGACTGAAAGAATTGGAAATCACCCCTGTGGTGACACTGTTTCATTTTACTTTGCCAGTTTGGTTTGCTGAGAAGGGTGGCTTTGAGAAGCGAAGCAATGTGGCTTATTTTGTGCGATTTGTGGAAAAAATTCTGGATGAATTGGGCCGTGATTTGGAGTGGATTATTAGTATCAATGAGCCGCTGGTGTATGTCGGAGAAAGCTATTTTCAGGGAACATGGCCACCAAACCAAACCAAAAAACTGCTTGGATTTAAGGTGTTACTGAATCTGATACGGGCGCACAAGAAGGTTTATCAGCTGGCGTGCAAAAATCGCCGCCACAAGGTGTCGATGGCGCATAATCTATCGTACATTTATGCTGGAGATGATGCGTGGGTATCGCGGTTGAGCGCTCGAGTGGCTGACTATCTAGTCAATCAGTGGATCGTTCGGCGAGTACGCAAACACAGTAACTTTTTGGCGATCAATTATTACTTTGCGCAGCGGTTTTTTGGGTATCGTGTACATAATTCTGAGAAAAACCCAGAAAGCGACTTGGGCTGGGACATGCAGCCAGACAAATTGTATGAGCTGTTGGTTGAGACGTACAAAAAGCACCAATTACCAATTTTTATCACAGAGAATGGACTAGCTGATACAGCGGATAAGCACCGCAAGTGGTGGCTGATGGAAACGATTCGGGCTATGGATAGGGCGCTCAAAGAAGACGTCAAGATTATCGGTTATTTGCACTGGAGCTTACTGGATAATTTTGAATGGGATAAGGGATACTGGCCGAAATTTGGGCTAGCAAAGGTTGATAGAAAGACCATGGAGCGCACTCTGCGGGCAAGTGGTAAATGGTATGGTATGGTTGTGAAGCGATTGCGATCATAGTGTCCAGCTAGCCACATAGTACACTAGACTTTTCCACAATTTTGTGGAAAAGTTTTCATTTGGGGATAAAATGGGTAGAAAGTACTAAAAAGGACTTGCAAGTGGGTAGTTGTGGGTAGTATTATGAAGTCAGTGGTAACGGCAACAGCCGTTGAACAATAACAAACAACCACTAACATTAAAAAATCAATCTAATTCCGTCAGGGAAGGAGCCTCAGTGCAAGTAGATTACTTTGAGCGAAAGCTGGACGACAAGCGTCGTTTGACGATGCCGGCTGAACTCAGAGAGGAATTTGCGTCTGGTGTGGTTCTGACCAGAGGGTTTGGTAAATATCTCCACCTCTATCCACGGCGTGTCTGGGATAAGGAGGTTGAAAGCGCCTTGCAGGGTAGTATCCTGGATGAGCGAATTGCTGACCTGAACGTCAAGTTCCGACGGGGTAAAACGGCATCCACGCTTGACCAAAAACAGGGTCGAGTGACAGTAGAGCAGCATTTGCTGGACTATGCTGGCATTGATCGGGAAATTGTGGCGGTTCGCGCCGGGGCATATTTCCGGGTGATGGCAGCGGATGTGGCTGATGTGGATTGATGAAATTGTAAGCACATTAACAATTAGGAAACCTCTCGAGATCAACTACCTGGGTATTTGAGAAGAGCACTCGTGGCTATTTGCTCCACAATAAAAACGGCAATGCACCTTCCTTAAAACACCTCCCAAAAAACTCCACCTCACACATAAGTCTCTTTTGGAAAACACGCTTTTCCTCTCTTAAAGACATAAAAAACAAACACAAAACAAACACAAAAGCTCAAATTAAATATCCAGATAGGTGATCTCGAGCATTATTCCGTTATAATGGAGTAATGATGAGTATTAAAGAACATCCACCACAGCCGGATTTGTCGAACGACGCTCCGGTTCATGTTCCCGTACTCTTAGAGGAGACCGTGCGTGCGCTCGCCCCTCGTCGGGGTGAAGCGTACCTTGATTTGACTGCCGGTTATGGTGGTCATGCGCGGGAGATTCTTAAGAGGACAGATAACTATTTGAACGCTGTATTGGTTGATCGTGATAGTAACGCGATTCGAACATTAGGCGATTTGACAGAAAAAGGTGTCAGATTGATGCATCAAGATTTTGCGTCAGCGGCACGTGATTTGGTCAAGCTTGGGCGAAAATTTGACGTAATTTTGGCTGATTTGGGGGTGTCGTCACCGCAGCTTGACAGAGCAGAGAGGGGTTTTTCATTTCGTTTTGATGGTCCGTTGGACATGAGAATGGACGATACGACGGAGATGACAGTAGCTGATATCATCAATCATGCTTCAGTGGATGAGTTGGTTCGGCTGATAACCCTGTACGGCGAGGAGACTCGTTCGCGCGCTATGCATATTGCGAAAGCGATCGTAGCGCATCGTCCAATGACGCGAACGTCTGAGCTGGCTGAGCTGATTGAGCGGACTGTTGGTCGCGGTGGACTAAAAAGACATCCAGCGACTCGTACCTTTCAAGCCCTCAGAATTGAAGTTAACCAAGAACTTCAGCAAGTAGAGCAGGTATTACCATTATTACCTCAGCTACTCAATCCAGGCGGCCGTGTCGGTATCATTAGCTTTCACAGTCTGGAAGATCGATTGGTTAAACGGTTTTTTAAGGAGCAATCAGAAGCAGGGTATGAAGCCGAGCTGATGATTCCTGATAAAAAATTGATTCTAGGGACTACAGATGTTCACAATCCGCGCAGTCGGAGCGCTAAGCTTCGCTGGGCCGTAAAAACATAACACAAAAAGGAGGCAATTATGCCAGTACACATCAAAGTTCAGTTCCAAGATGCAGACCACTCCGAGAGCGTTGCTGTTCGCCGCGGCTAATTAGTCGTTAGTAGAATAGCTGACGCACTATCCGGACAGTGTATCAGTTGATGATCTGGTCCGTCCTTAGGCTTTGAGACGGGCCAGGTTGTCTTGGAATGTCACAATTTTAGAAATTATATAACAAACATAACATAGAAAACAGAATGTACGCACGATCCACTACTTTCACACCTCGACGGCAGCAACAGATGCGCCGCAATCAAAATGCAACTCGTTTTCGGTCTAATGTCAAACTTGGCCCAGTGGCCCATACAGTGCTGGTTGCGCTGATGGTTGCTGTGCTTGGCTTGATTTACTTGACGCAGGCGACTAAAACGTCCGCGTACAGTAAAGAGTCTCAAGGCTTGGACAAACAGATTAGTGAACTCCATGCTAAAAAGTCTGAACTTGAAGTACAAAATGCTCGATTGACCGCTCTTGATAAAGTGAAAAATAGTAACGTGGCATCAGCCATGAGCAAGCCGTCACAAACTGATTACGCTAATTAGATAAAAGTGGTATAATTTAAGAAGCACTATGAAGGGGCGACTTGCGCAATCAAGAACGAGTCTACTCGCCATTATTCTGCTGGGGATAATGGCAGTTTTTGTGTTGAGATTATTTCAATTACAGGTGCTGCAGCACGGCAAATACGTTGAACTGGCAGCGCGTAATCAGCAGCGCACGTTGGTGATTCCGGCCACGCGGGGCGAAATTTACATGATGGACGGCAAGACGCCGGCTCCAGTGGTGCTGAATCGTATGATATTTAATGTGGTGGCTGATCCGCAAACCGTTTCTGACAGTCAGCGTCATGAGATCATCCAAGCGCTGCGTCAGACAGCTGGCGATAAGCTCATGGAGAATGCTGAGGGGCGACTTGCTAACAAAAAGTCGCGCTATGAGGTGTTGGCGCGCGGTTTGACGCTAGACCAGGCTGAACAGATGAAAAAGAAGGATTTTTCAGGCGTATTGTACCAGCTCAACTCGGTTCGGAATTATCCAGAAGGAGCCTTGGGCGCACAGGTATTGGGCTTTGTGAATGCGAATGGCGAGGGCCAGTACGGCGTGGAGGGGGCGCTGGATAAACGGCTGAAGGGTAGTGATGGACTGCTGCGAGCAGTGACTGATGTGCGGAATGTGCCGCTGATGATAGGTAAGAATGATGTGAATATTGAAGCGAAGGCGGGCGAAGACTTGGTGCTATCAATTGACCGCAATGTCCAGAGTTATGCCGAAGAAGCTCTCAAGCGTGGTCTGCAAAAAGCTGGCGGTACAGAGGGTAGCGTTGTGGTGATGAATCCTAACAATGGCCGAGTGTTAGCCATGGCGAATTATCCAACGTTCAATCCTGCCGAGTACAACAAGGTTCAAAATGCAGCTGCGTTCATTAACGCCGCAACCATGACACCACAAGAACCGGGGTCAATCATGAAATCATTTACCATGGCGATGGGAATTGATAAGGGTGCGATTACGCCAAATACCACCTACCAGAACACTGATTGTACCCAAGTTGGCGACCGTAAGATTTGTAATGCAGTGCGCGGCTTGACTGGTACAACCACCATGCAGCAAGCACTAAACAACTCGCACAACGTTGGAACAGTGACGGTTGGGCGAAAATTAGGTGACGGTTCGTATATCAATAACGCCGCGCGGCAAACGATTTACCAATACTTTCATGATAAATATGGGTTTGGTGAGAAGACGGGGATTGAGCTGTCAGAAGCACAGGGTTTGATTACCAGCCCGACTGAACAAGAAGGAAATGAAGTTCGTTACGCAAACATGACCTTTGGGCAGGGAATGAACCTAACGCCAATCCAAGTCGCCTCGGCGTTTTGCTCAATCATCAATGGAGGAGTCTACTACCGTCCAACGGTCATCGCTGGAGTGAAAAAAGGCGATGCTGTCGAGTGGTCAAAGCCGCAGCCCCTGCGTCACACAGTGAGTGCGGAAACATCTACCCAGATGCGCACAATGTTGGATACAACGCGCCATTCATTTTGGGTAGGCAAGGGCGACAAGCCAGGCTATCTTGTCGGCGGTAAGACAGGTACGGTGGAGCTTTTGGTGAATGGTGCATACAGCATGAAAGAAACGGCTGGTACCTACGTTGGTTTTGGTGGTACAGATAAGCCAGAATATGTCATAATGATAAGGGTATCGGCGCCAAACAAGCACGCTGCGCTGGAAGGTAGTGTGCATGCGTCGCCAATTTTTACTGATATTTCGAACTGGATGATTGAGTATTTGAAATTATCACCGAGGAGATCCTAAATGAAAAGCTATATACAAACGGTAACAAACGAAATGACCTATATCTTTGTGTTGAGTCTGGCGGCGTTCTTACTGGCAATGTTTTTGACGCCAATTTACACATTCTTTGCTTATAGATATCAATTCTGGAAACGACAACGTACCTCTGCGGTGACCGGGGAAAAGCTTCAGGTGTTTGATAAGCTTCACGAGGAAAAACTACGTCGTCATATCCCAACGATGGCGGGTATTATTGGTGTAGTTTCCATCATCTTGATCACCGTGCTTTTCAACCTGGACCGCAGGCAAACCTGGTTGCCGCTGGCGGCTTTTGTTGGTGGCGCAGCTGTGGGGCTGATAGATGATTATTTGAATATCTTTGGCAGTAACAAAAAAGACGCTGGCATGCGGGCGCCTGTCAAATTTGCACTGATTACACTAATTGGTTTAGTACTGGGATGGTTCTTTTTTGCCAAACTGGGCGTTAGTAGCTTTCATGTACCGTTTTATGGTGATTTATCAGTCGGCTGGCTGATTATACCACTGTTTGCGTTTGCCGTTGTCGCTACGGGTAATGCCGTTAATATTTCGGATGGACTGGACGGCCTGGCGGGTGGACTGCTGGCTATCAGCTTTGTGATGTTTGGAGTGATTGCGCTACTGCAGGGGAACTTCTTATTGGCTGGCTTCTGTTTTACGGTGGTCGGTGCATTGCTGAGCTATTTGTGGTTCAATATTTACCCAGCGAGGTTTTTCATGGGCGATGTCGGGGCGTTCGCATATGGAGCAAGTTTAGGCGTGGTGGCTATGTTGACGAATTCATTACTATTACTCCCAATCATCGGTTTGTTATTTGTGGTCGAAGCAGGTTCTAGCGCGTTACAAATTGCTAGCAAGCGACTGTTTGGTCGAAAAATCTTCAAATCTGCACCAATTCATCATCACTTGGAAGCCAGCGGCTGGCCAGAGACAAAGATTACCATGCGCTTTTGGGTCATTGGATGTGTGATGGCGTTCATCGGTTTCCTCGTGGCTTTAGCGGGAGGGCATATTGCGTAATACCATTTCCAATGTGCCAGCCGGAACGATTCGTAAGCATCGGCCGGTCTATCAGGTGGCGTTATATGTCAGCCTGTTGTTGCTATTGGGTTTGGTGGTGATGTATGCGTTGGGGCCGCAACGAGCCAATGTCATGAATTTTGCATATGGCACGAACTATGGTGATATGTTCTTCTTTAATAAGCAGCTTATTTCCGTGGTGATTTCCTTTGCGGCGTTTGCTGCTTGTGCCATTATTCCATATAAAATTTTCACTGAAAAATATGCAAATTGGTTGTTTGTTGGTGGCTTATTCTTCTGTTTCTTGCTGGTAGCGCTGGGCATGTTGGGTGTTTCGTTTGCGCAGGAAACCAATGGTGCATACCGCTGGTTCTATCTTGGCGGACTGGGAAGTTTTCAGCCGGCTGAATTATTAAAATTTGGTATTTTGGTGTTTATCGCTGGATTTTTGGGCAAACGTATGCGGCAGGGTAAGATCAATGACGTGGAAGAGACGCTCATCCCGCTTGGTATTACCGCAGCGATAGCTATGTTTATTGTGGTGGTGCTACAAAAAGACTTGGGAACTGGTTTGGCACTGGTTGCCATCGTCCTGTCCATGCTGGTGGTTTCAGGCATGCGGTCAGATATTCTCTGGAAAATATTGGGTGTTTTACTGGCAGCAGGTGTCATGTTGATCCTCATCGCGCCGCACCGTCTGGAGCGCGTCATGACGTTCTTCCAGGGTGATCACTCGAGTGCATCATCCATGGACAGCAGCAGTAACACCTATCACGTGCAGCAGGCGCGTATCGCCATCGGCTCGGGTGGCATCTTAGGCCTGGGTATTGGCAAGAGTGTGCAGGTGTCAGGCTATTTGCCCGAAGCCATCAACGACTCGATTTTTGCCATCATGGGTGAGACATTTGGTTTTGTCGGGCTACTGATCATTTTGGGGCTATTTACCGCATTGCTACTGGGCATCTTGCATATTTCCGCGCGCCTGCCTGATCCTGGGCTTCGCTTGGTGGCGGCTGGTGTGTTTGGCTGGGTTGCTTCTCATGTGATATTGAATGTGGCAGCCATGACAGGGGTGGCGCCACTGACCGGTATTCCATTGCCGCTGCTGAGTTATGGTGGCACCAGTATGTTATTCATCGCTGCGGCCCTTGGATTAGTTTTTCAGCTGTCTTGCTATACATCACACAAGCCATTAACAGAAGGGAAGGATAGCCATGCGGATCTTAGCGGTCGGCGGCGGTTCGGGCGGACACGTTACGCCCGTGGTCGCCGTGTTTAAGGAATTGAAGAACAGGGGCGAGCACGATTTACGATTTTGGTGCGACCGCAAGTTTGGGCCAACGGCAAAGAAGGTGGTTGCAGAATCTGGCTATGATATTCCAGTTTCATTCATCACCGCCGGTAAATTGCGTCGCTATCACGGTGAGAGCAAACTGCAGCATTTAGCGCCCTCAATCCTATTTCCTAACCTGTGCGACTTGTGCAAGGTTATCATCGGCTTTGTGCAGAGCTTTTGTAAGCTGCTGGTGTGGCGCCCTGATGTCATCTTCATAAAAGGCGGCTACGTTTGTCTGCCGGTCGGTTACGCCGCACGACTACTGAGAATTCCATTGGTGCTGCATGACTCTGACGCTCATCCAGGGTTGACCAACAGGCTGCTGTCGCCATTTGCTAAGCGCATTGGTACGGGTGCACCGCTCAAGTATTATCGCTACTCTCCTGAGATAGCAACATATGTTGGGGTGCCGATTTCAGATAAGTTCCGACCATACACTGAAGCAGAAAAGCGGGAAATTAAGACACAGTTGGGCTTTGATCCATCACGACCCCTGGTTGTTATCACTGGTGGTGGCTTGGGTGCCGTGCGCATCAATAATGCAGTGGTGAAGAATCGTGATAGACTTCTGGAGGCTGCCTCGGTGTTTCTGATATCAGGTCAGCATCAATACAACGAGCTGAATAAAGCATTGGACCGTCGTGATGGTTGGCGGCTGGAGTCATTTTTGCACGGACCGCAAATGGCGCAAGCATTAGCGGCTGCGGACGTAGTCGTAGCTCGAGCTGGGGCAACAACACTGTTAGAGTTGGCGGCGCTGGGTATGCCAACAGTTATCATCCCAAATGGCAGGCTGACAGCCGGCCACCAGCTGAAAAATGCTAAGGTTTACCAAGACGCTCTGGCTGCCGTGATTGTGAACGAAGATCAACTAGACAAGAACCCTGATTTACTGGGCGACACACTAATTAAACTACTCAAATCTCCAAAGATTCGCCATGATTTGGGTAATAATTTTCTCAAATTTGCCAAGCCGAATGCTGCTGGCGACATGGCTGAGATGATCCTGGAAGCTGCTCATAAACAGGGGAGGCGACAGTAGATGTCACTGCTTGGCAGGAAAAAAACAAAACAGCGGTCATCGGCCAACAATGGCCCGCGTCGAATGCGTGATGATATCATTAAAGAATCATCCGCCTTCCAGCTCAATCGTACCATTAGTAGCTTTCGAAAGCAGCAAGACGAGGTTTCTGAGCGGTCCATCCATCATAAACGTCAGGATCTGCAGAAAGCCTTTTTGCAACGAATAGGCATGAGTTTGGCTGCTTTGGTGGTGCTGATATTACTGTCCTTCCAGCTGTCTCTAGTAATTTCTATACAAACGCCTGACACAGCCAGTGGGCAGCAAGCTGCGACCTACAAGAAGATCTTAATTGACTATTATGCTTCGCGCCCTGCCGAGCGATTCAAGCCATTTCTTAACCAAGATGCATTACATCAGTATTTCCTCTCTCACGTGCCAGAAGTAAAAACTGTACGCATAGAAACGTTTGGCGCCGGTATGGCAACTGCCAAGCTGACGTTTCGCCAGCCGCTTGCGCAGTGGTCTTCCGGTGAAAAGATGTACTTTGTTGATGAATCAGGCGTTACCTTTGAGCGTAATTATTTCGCACCACCAAAGTTGACTGTCAAAGACCAAAGTGGTGCGCCACTGTCTGGCGGGCAAGAGGTGGTTAACCAACGATTTTTGAGCTTTTTGGGACAAGCTGTTTCCCAATTTGCCAAAAATAACCTGTCTGTTTCGGAGATTGTGCTGCCGCAAGATACTGTTCGCCAAGTACTGTTTTTGATTGAAGGTAAAGGCTATGCAGTTAAGATGACTGTCGACAGGGCAGCAGTGGCGCAGGTTGATCAGGCGGTTAAAGCTATGCGCTTTATCGATGAGAGGCGACTACGACCAGAATATCTTGATGTACGTGTAGATCAACGAGTGTTCTATAAGTAGGGGATATAGGTTAGTGAAGTGGGGTATCACCCAGCCTGATGCTTTGTTCTCTTTTTGTTCTAAAATGAGAATGGCAAAAATATATATTACAATATGCAAAAAACAAAAAGTCAAATGTAGAGGAGTCTTAAAAAACAGAGCGGGGGAATAAAAAAGAAAAAAGTCAAATGTAGATCGATCATTCAAGATATTGCAATGTGGAAAACTTATCATGAGATAATGTAGTAAATACTACGTTAGGTGCTTGTAGCTCTGCTGTATGGACTTTTCAGAAGCCATACAAGCATGTGAGCATATACTTATATTTCAAGACACAGTGTATGATGAATAATGATAAGAACAAAAGTTACAATGTTCACGCAGTAGAAGATGATAGATTCCAAAGCCCCTACTATTTAGCTGGATATATCCTTATATATAGCTATATGTGTCATACTCATTTATCATACGTGGTTATCTCCTATACAGTTCGTAAAACATACATTGTGCGACATTAAGAATATTTCTCTTTTATGAATACACACTCATTGATTTTGATATGTTACAATTGGATTTTAGTTGCCTGTGCTGTTTGGTCGGTTAAAAATTACTTAGCTTGCCCTTTGCCATATGTTTTGCCATATGTCTGTCGATCATTTTGTCTATATCGTGAATTTCTAGCTTCTGGATCTTGAGCCTTGAGGCTCCTTGTTTACCGAACCATAGCAATATGTCAGGATGTTATAGCTATGTGCTGGCGTATGGTATATGCTAATATTTTAAGTTCCCTTTTTGTTCTACTATCTTTCAGTAGCTAATGCATGTGAGGTTTGATGGAAGATGAGGTTGATATCGTGCCAGCTGGGCAGGGATCACTTCTCTACTGTCGTCTTAGATAAGGTTGCTGTTTTCGCTGGATGATATTATCATAAAAGTATGAGAGTTATTTCACCTGACAACAGGGGCTTGCATGAAATATTGCCATCGGTAGATTTGTTTTTGGCGGGAGGTATTACCAATTGCCCAGACTGGCAGGCGGAGGCGCTAGCTCTATTGAGCAATCAAGATATAACAGTGGCTAACCCGCGTCGTAAGAGGGCGCTGGCTTTTCAAGGCAAAGGGGCGACGCACCAGATAGAGTGGGAGTATGAGTACCTCAAGCGGGCGCGAGTGGTGTTGTTTTGGTTTCCGAAGGAATCCCTCTGCCCTATCGCGCTGTTCGAGTTGGGCAAGGAGCTTGAGAGCGGATCACGTGTGGTGATTGGTGTGCATCCAGAATATTCGCGACGATTTGATGTCATCACGCAGGTTCGCTGCTATGATCCTGAGTTTCCAGTGTATGATAAGCTTGCTGATGTGGTGGTGGCGGCTCAGCTGGCGCTTAATTATTAGGGTGATTACTTGATAAATAGAGGGTGTCGTTTTAGAAGTCAGGCTATATTGTTATCTGAAGTGTGCTGTGGTATGTTTATAAGCGGATTGGACAGTTAGCTTAGCTAATAATATCTAGGAAAATATCAATGGTTATAAAAAAGCTTGGACAAATACAACAAAAAGGGAGTAAGAATAAGGCCTCTAACAAGAAGCATAAGCGGGGATGGCTTATTTTTGGCGGAGTTGTCGTTACCCTTGCTGCTATAGGACATGTCAGCAACGTTATGGAGCAATCTCGTCTTGAGAAGGACAATATTCCTATCATTATTTCCAGTGTGGATGAAAACATTAATCTTGATTACCACACCGACAAGCGCGAAGTTTCTGCTAGAATATCAGGAGTCAGCTTACTTGCCAAGGTAAAGGTAGCTAACGGCAAAACTAGCATACACGGGCATAAAAATTC contains the following coding sequences:
- a CDS encoding peptidoglycan D,D-transpeptidase FtsI family protein, yielding MKGRLAQSRTSLLAIILLGIMAVFVLRLFQLQVLQHGKYVELAARNQQRTLVIPATRGEIYMMDGKTPAPVVLNRMIFNVVADPQTVSDSQRHEIIQALRQTAGDKLMENAEGRLANKKSRYEVLARGLTLDQAEQMKKKDFSGVLYQLNSVRNYPEGALGAQVLGFVNANGEGQYGVEGALDKRLKGSDGLLRAVTDVRNVPLMIGKNDVNIEAKAGEDLVLSIDRNVQSYAEEALKRGLQKAGGTEGSVVVMNPNNGRVLAMANYPTFNPAEYNKVQNAAAFINAATMTPQEPGSIMKSFTMAMGIDKGAITPNTTYQNTDCTQVGDRKICNAVRGLTGTTTMQQALNNSHNVGTVTVGRKLGDGSYINNAARQTIYQYFHDKYGFGEKTGIELSEAQGLITSPTEQEGNEVRYANMTFGQGMNLTPIQVASAFCSIINGGVYYRPTVIAGVKKGDAVEWSKPQPLRHTVSAETSTQMRTMLDTTRHSFWVGKGDKPGYLVGGKTGTVELLVNGAYSMKETAGTYVGFGGTDKPEYVIMIRVSAPNKHAALEGSVHASPIFTDISNWMIEYLKLSPRRS
- the mraY gene encoding phospho-N-acetylmuramoyl-pentapeptide-transferase, whose translation is MKSYIQTVTNEMTYIFVLSLAAFLLAMFLTPIYTFFAYRYQFWKRQRTSAVTGEKLQVFDKLHEEKLRRHIPTMAGIIGVVSIILITVLFNLDRRQTWLPLAAFVGGAAVGLIDDYLNIFGSNKKDAGMRAPVKFALITLIGLVLGWFFFAKLGVSSFHVPFYGDLSVGWLIIPLFAFAVVATGNAVNISDGLDGLAGGLLAISFVMFGVIALLQGNFLLAGFCFTVVGALLSYLWFNIYPARFFMGDVGAFAYGASLGVVAMLTNSLLLLPIIGLLFVVEAGSSALQIASKRLFGRKIFKSAPIHHHLEASGWPETKITMRFWVIGCVMAFIGFLVALAGGHIA
- a CDS encoding FtsW/RodA/SpoVE family cell cycle protein, with product MRNTISNVPAGTIRKHRPVYQVALYVSLLLLLGLVVMYALGPQRANVMNFAYGTNYGDMFFFNKQLISVVISFAAFAACAIIPYKIFTEKYANWLFVGGLFFCFLLVALGMLGVSFAQETNGAYRWFYLGGLGSFQPAELLKFGILVFIAGFLGKRMRQGKINDVEETLIPLGITAAIAMFIVVVLQKDLGTGLALVAIVLSMLVVSGMRSDILWKILGVLLAAGVMLILIAPHRLERVMTFFQGDHSSASSMDSSSNTYHVQQARIAIGSGGILGLGIGKSVQVSGYLPEAINDSIFAIMGETFGFVGLLIILGLFTALLLGILHISARLPDPGLRLVAAGVFGWVASHVILNVAAMTGVAPLTGIPLPLLSYGGTSMLFIAAALGLVFQLSCYTSHKPLTEGKDSHADLSGRRRFGRTRYARGRRV
- a CDS encoding UDP-N-acetylglucosamine--N-acetylmuramyl-(pentapeptide) pyrophosphoryl-undecaprenol N-acetylglucosamine transferase — its product is MRILAVGGGSGGHVTPVVAVFKELKNRGEHDLRFWCDRKFGPTAKKVVAESGYDIPVSFITAGKLRRYHGESKLQHLAPSILFPNLCDLCKVIIGFVQSFCKLLVWRPDVIFIKGGYVCLPVGYAARLLRIPLVLHDSDAHPGLTNRLLSPFAKRIGTGAPLKYYRYSPEIATYVGVPISDKFRPYTEAEKREIKTQLGFDPSRPLVVITGGGLGAVRINNAVVKNRDRLLEAASVFLISGQHQYNELNKALDRRDGWRLESFLHGPQMAQALAAADVVVARAGATTLLELAALGMPTVIIPNGRLTAGHQLKNAKVYQDALAAVIVNEDQLDKNPDLLGDTLIKLLKSPKIRHDLGNNFLKFAKPNAAGDMAEMILEAAHKQGRRQ
- a CDS encoding nucleoside 2-deoxyribosyltransferase domain-containing protein: MRVISPDNRGLHEILPSVDLFLAGGITNCPDWQAEALALLSNQDITVANPRRKRALAFQGKGATHQIEWEYEYLKRARVVLFWFPKESLCPIALFELGKELESGSRVVIGVHPEYSRRFDVITQVRCYDPEFPVYDKLADVVVAAQLALNY